Proteins encoded by one window of Pecten maximus chromosome 15, xPecMax1.1, whole genome shotgun sequence:
- the LOC117343455 gene encoding uncharacterized protein LOC117343455 codes for MCSHTNSESPNNRLTPFRVELSSCVFRSLLCCSLNLDSPLKEVQGGIPFRGFVCGKFQPSTGLVSLLDPTMDGIPPPAPYADKPSRRDRYRRIRTRATKEPGYGNHSGTDYIRTVGPSLSCPNSK; via the exons ATGTGCTCTCACACTAACAGTGAAAGTCCAAACAATCGCCTGACTCCTTTTCGCGTGGAATTATCTTCATGTGTGTTCCGAAGTCTACTTTGTTGCAGTCTAA ATTTAGATAGTCCTCTGAAAGAAGTACAGGGTGGAATTCCCTTCCGTGGATTTGTATGTGGGAAGTTCCAGCCGTCCACTGGATTAGTTTCCCTCCTGGACCCGACCATGGATGGTATACCCCCACCCGCTCCCTACGCTGACAAACCCAGTCGGAGAGATCGATATAGGAGGATCCGGACAAGGGCTACCAAGGAACCAGGATACGGAAACCATTCTGGGACAGATTACATCCGGACAGTGGGACCTTCACTTTCCTGTCCAAATAGTAAGTGA